Proteins encoded by one window of Brienomyrus brachyistius isolate T26 chromosome 1, BBRACH_0.4, whole genome shotgun sequence:
- the LOC125738301 gene encoding zinc finger protein ZIC 2-like — MLLDAGHQFPGLGVGTFARHHSASEMQDRDLTLAQNSFVDSAHMGAFKLNHDLSPGQSSAFTSQATGYPAAALGAHAAHVTSYASSPFNSTRDFLFRSRGFGESSPAGSQHTIFGPAAGSLHHSHTDSQGHILFPSIHDQHASHGSPNVLNGQMRLGLPGEVFGRSDQYHQVSSPRTDPYSAAQLHNQYGSMNMGMNMAAHHHHPGAFFRYMRQQCIKQELICKWIDPEQLSNPKKSCNKTFSTMHELVTHVSVEHVGGPEQSNHVCFWEECPRESKPFKAKYKLVNHIRVHTGEKPFPCPFPGCGKVFARSENLKIHKRTHTGEKPFQCEFEGCDRRFANSSDRKKHMHVHTSDKPYLCKMCDKSYTHPSSLRKHMKVHESSPPASDSSPAASSGYESSTPPGLVSPSAETQSNNNLSPASAVHNSNVHSSLSSNFNEWYV, encoded by the exons ATGTTACTGGACGCCGGTCACCAGTTTCCCGGCTTGGGAGTTGGCACATTTGCCAGGCACCACTCAGCAAGCGAAATGCAAGACAGAGACTTGACTTTAGCACAAAATAGCTTTGTCGATTCCGCACACATGGGTGCTTTTAAGCTGAACCACGATCTATCACCGGGACAGAGCTCTGCTTTTACTTCTCAGGCAACGGGCTATCCCGCTGCGGCTCTGGGCGCACATGCAgcccatgtcacgtcgtacgcGAGTTCGCCTTTTAACTCTACGAGGGACTTTCTCTTTCGCAGTCGCGGCTTCGGAGAATCGTCTCCGGCTGGCAGCCAACATACAATTTTTGGCCCCGCAGCGGGGTCTCTCCATCACTCCCATACAGATAGTCAAGGCCACATATTGTTTCCTTCGATCCACGATCAACATGCTTCCCACGGCTCTCCAAACGTCCTGAATGGACAAATGCGACTTGGACTACCCGGAGAAGTTTTCGGACGATCCGATCAATATCATCAGGTATCCAGCCCCAGGACCGACCCCTACTCCGCAGCCCAACTCCACAATCAGTATGGTTCAATGAATATGGGCATGAATATGGCTGCTCACCACCATCATCCCGGCGCCTTCTTTCGCTATATGCGGCAGCAGTGCATCAAACAGGAGTTAATCTGCAAGTGGATCGACCCGGAGCAGCTCAGCAACCCAAAAAAGAGTTGCAATAAAACTTTCAGTACCATGCACGAGTTGGTCACCCACGTCTCAGTGGAACACGTCGGGGGACCGGAGCAGAGCAACCACGTCTGTTTCTGGGAAGAATGTCCCAGAGAAAGCAAACCTTTCAAAGCTAAATACAAACTGGTAAATCATATTCGTGTTCATACTGGGGAGAAACCGTTTCCCTGTCCATTTCCCGGCTGCGGCAAGGTTTTCGCGCGATCAGAAAACTTGAAGATACACAAGCGAACACACACAG gagaGAAACCATTCCAGTGTGAGTTCGAGGGCTGCGACAGACGCTTCGCGAATAGCAGTGACCGGAAGAAGCACATGCACGTGCACACCTCGGATAAACCGTATCTTTGCAAAATGTGCGACAAGTCATATACTCACCCCAGCTCCTTAAGAAAACACATGAAG GTTCACGAATCTTCTCCTCCAGCCTCTGATTCGTCGCCCGCGGCTAGCTCTGGGTACGAGTCCTCCACTCCCCCTGGCCTGGTTTCCCCTTCTGCTGAGACCCAAAGCAACAACAATCTTTCGCCTGCATCAGCGGTCCACAATAGCAATGTGCACAGCAGCCTATCGTCCAATTTCAATGAATGGTATGTTTAG
- the LOC125738292 gene encoding zinc finger protein ZIC 5-like, which translates to MELPLSKRNPALRLADLAATQTLPHQNMTGFPGIGGHHPHSHHAHLHPGEMGNDPGVVLTPFGPEHMAQTNALKLSPSQHIQSHPEAQTAASFTSSQTTVGFPVAHPHSGYTTCRDYVLRRELSASAMHALGDQHSSASSPHHHGMFISPTGAYGHAEGGAHPLFTGLHDQAAPGAHHHALNGQMRLGLPGDIYGRPEHFGHRPEHYGPSSLHSYNSMNLNVNIASAPHGAAGAFLRYMRQPIKQELICKWIDQEQTSKKPCSKTFSTMHELVNHVTVEHVGGPEQSSHVCFWEECPREGKAFKAKYKLINHIRVHTGEKPFPCPFPGCGKVFARSENLKIHKRTHTGEKPFKCEFDGCDRKFANSSDRKKHSHVHTSDKPYYCKVRGCDKSYTHPSSLRKHMKVHCKSPPPPSANTGSTYHSSSSTLGAPLSPASEPHRSRSANLSPQVTNLNEWYVCQGSAGPNHLHTPSSDLPTSDSEDEDSFRNSDPRPML; encoded by the exons ATGGAGCTCCCTTTGAGCAAGAGGAATCCGGCGCTAAGATTAGCGGATTTGGCAGCGACTCAAACCCTTCCTCATCAGAATATGACAGGCTTCCCGGGGATAGGGGGGCATCACCCTCACTCCCACCATGCCCACCTCCACCCTGGGGAGATGGGCAACGACCCTGGAGTGGTACTCACTCCATTTGGAcctgagcacatggcacagaCAAATGCTCTCAAACTTAGTCCATCTCAACACATTCAAAGCCACCCCGAAGCCCAGACCGCGGCATCTTTTACTTCTTCTCAGACCACAGTTGGTTTCCCCGTGGCTCACCCCCACTCAGGCTATACAACCTGCAGGGACTACGTCCTCAGGAGAGAGCTCTCAGCCTCTGCTATGCATGCACTTGGCGACCAACATAGTTCCGCCTCCTCCCCTCATCACCATGGCATGTTCATTTCCCCAACAGGTGCTTATGGGCACGCGGAAGGTGGTGCCCATCCACTTTTTACTGGACTCCACGATCAAGCTGCCCCAGGTGCTCACCACCATGCTCTCAACGGGCAGATGCGTCTGGGTCTTCCGGGGGACATCTATGGCAGGCCAGAACACTTCGGCCACAGGCCCGAGCACTATGGACCTTCATCTCTCCACAGCTACAACTCCATGAACTTAAATGTGAACATCGCTTCAGCTCCTCATGGAGCCGCGGGGGCGTTTTTGAGGTACATGAGGCAGCCCATCAAGCAAGAGTTAATCTGCAAATGGATTGACCAGGAACAAACTTCAAAGAAGCCATGTTCCAAAACTTTCAGTACAATGCACGAGCTGGTTAACCATGTCACCGTGGAGCACGTCGGGGGACCGGAGCAGAGCAGTCACGTTTGTTTCTGGGAGGAATGTCCACGAGAGGGAAAGGCTTTCAAGGCAAAGTACAAACTGATAAATCACATCCGAGTTCACACGGGAGAAAAACCCTTTCCCTGCCCTTTCCCGGGTTGCGGGAAAGTATTCGCTCGTTCCGAAAACCTCAAGATCCACAAGAGAACACACACAG gaGAGAAGCCGTTTAAATGTGAGTTCGATGGCTGCGACAGGAAATTTGCCAACAGCAGTGACAGGAAGAAACACTCTCACGTCCACACGAGTGACAAGCCTTACTACTGCAAAGTAAGAGGCTGTGACAAGTCCTACACGCACCCCAGCTCCTTAAGAAAACACATGAAAGTTCACTGCAAGTCACCTCCGCCTCCTTCTGCCAACACTGGGTCCACATACCACTCCTCATCGAGTACTCTCGGAGCCCCTCTCTCTCCGGCCTCTGAGCCTCACAGAAGCCGCTCGGCAAACCTCTCCCCTCAGGTTACAAACCTCAATGAGTGGTACGTGTGCCAAGGAAGTGCTGGACCTAACCATCTTCACACTCCTTCCAGTGATTTGCCAACATCGGACTCAGAGGACGAGGATTCTTTCAGGAACTCAGACCCAAGACCAATGCTCTAG